TGCCGCTTTTGATCAGCAGGTCTTCCACTTTTTTCACAATTCGTCCGACGCTCGTTTCATGCAACCCCCAACTCACGCCAATGTGAAACTGGCTGCGATACTCTCGCCAGTAGGCTAAGGCCACTAGTACTTGATCTTCGACACTTAGCGTCGTCTGCCCACCCCGTCGTCCTTGCCGATCTAGGTGGGGGCGTACCACTTCGACCATCTCACGGAAGGCCCCTCGGCTCACGCCGCACCAGCGCTTGAACTCACGATTTGATAAATGCTCCGACTCTCGGTACTGCATCGCTGCTTCTGAACTCATGCTTATTCAGAATTTAGCGCGCTTTTCCTTCCGGCGATCGCTAAGTGTCACACCCTTTCCTATTCGTGCAGGAGACATCATGAGCGACTGCTCACAACCGCGAATGAAAGTGGTAAAGTCACACTGACAAACTGGTTCAGAAGTCGGATTGGAACTAGTGCCCCAAGCCTGAGCAGGAGACTGACCGCGCCCGCTAACGGCACAACCCCTTGTGCATCTCGTTCAACACGAGGTAGCACGCAAAGCAGGATCGATTACCTTCATGGCGGGCGAACCAGTTCAACTCCATTGGAGGATCAGCAGATGCAAGTAACCCATGAGCGCTGCGCTGGAATCGATGTCCACAAAAAGACCGTTGTGGTCTGTTGCCTAAACTCGAGTGAAAACGGCAAACCAAATCGGGAAACGCGAACCTATGGTACTACCACCCGGGAGCTGCTGAGCTTGTGTGACTGGTTGTCGAGTGAACACATCACCCATGTGGCGATGGAGAGCACGGGGGAGTATTGGAAACCTGTCTACAACTTGCTCGAAAGCAGCTTTGAGGTGAGGGTGGTCAACTCCCACCACTTCAAACAAGTCCCGGGACGCAAAACCGATGTCAAAGATGCGGAATGGTTGGCTGAGCTACTGAGCTATGGGCTAGTGCGAGGCAGTTTCATTCCACCGCTCCCCCAGCGCGACTTACGAGATTTAACCCGCCAGCGCACCACCCTCATCCGTGACAAGGCCTGTGTGATCAACCGCTTGCAGAAGGTGCTGGAATGGGCCAATCTCAAACTGGCATCGGTCGTGACTGATATTAGTGGCGTCTCTGCCAGAGCCATGCTCAAAGCACTAGTCAATGGAACCGAGAGCCCAGAAGCTTTGGCAGAGCATGCGAAAGGACGAT
This genomic interval from Trichocoleus desertorum ATA4-8-CV12 contains the following:
- a CDS encoding transposase family protein codes for the protein MVEVVRPHLDRQGRRGGQTTLSVEDQVLVALAYWREYRSQFHIGVSWGLHETSVGRIVKKVEDLLIKSG